The following are from one region of the Salvia hispanica cultivar TCC Black 2014 chromosome 1, UniMelb_Shisp_WGS_1.0, whole genome shotgun sequence genome:
- the LOC125202412 gene encoding exonuclease 1 isoform X1 has translation MGINNLLKFMKPYVESVHIKKYAGKRVGIDAYSWLHKGAYSCSMEVCLDMEGDKKNRFLQYFMHRISMLRHYKITPVVVFDGGSTPCKAATEDGRHRKRKANRDLAMEKLKEGDTDAASELFQKAVSITPQMAHQLIQILRSENVEFVVAPYEADAQLAYLASLETEKGGIVAIISEDSDLLAYNCPAVVFKMDRYGKGEEIILKNALNVAGRKPSFMNFDRELFTGMCILAGCDFLPSVPGIGIVKAYNLVAKYRNLDRVLSVLKLEKGKVVPEDYPTAFRQALAVFQHARVYDAASKKLKPLNPLTPELLQGENGDLDFLGPDLSPSIAVAIAEGNLDPCTMEAFNHFPQSGYKHSLSFTDSASQLSTQEEATGSMQEGCFTVVSCHKTVKKRIRGDMPLDGMKSSSEGKQMTVISEEVLNESETSALKKLGFPSRNEAFAQKEPAPLRSTLNIPSNNPFKKQKRDDEVQLNEAMSTVEQASEVTEVEKPEIFSATQKSEESIDSKLIKPKAKRIAEKLSKQSNPKHVISSKVGVCSILNFFSRV, from the exons ATGGGCATAAACAACCTCCTGAAATTCATGAAGCCCTATGTTGAATCCGTCCACATCAAGAAATATGCTGGGAAACGG GTGGGCATTGATGCATATTCGTGGCTTCACAAAGGAG CGTATTCATGTAGTATGGAGGTATGCCTGGACATGGAAGGGGATAAGAAAAACCGGTTCTTGCAGTATTTTATGCATCGGATAAGCATGCTTCGACACTACAAGATTACTCCGGTGGTTGTTTTCGATGGTGGCAGCACCCCTTGTAAGGCCGCCACTGAAGATGGGAGGCATAG GAAGAGAAAGGCTAATCGAGATCTGGCTATGGAGAAGTTGAAGGAGGGTGATACGGATGCAGCTTCCGAGCTTTTCCAG AAAGCTGTGAGCATAACCCCTCAGATGGCACACCAACTGATCCAG attttaagATCAGAGAATGTTGAATTTGTTGTAGCTCCATATGAGGCAGATGCTCAACTGGCATATCTTGCGAGTCTTGAAACTGAAAAAGGTGGCATTGTAGCAATCATTTCAGAGGACAGTGATTTGCTGGCTTACAATTGCCCAGCT GTCGTATTTAAGATGGACCGATATGGCAAGGGTGAAGAGATAATCCTAAAAAATGCTCTTAATGTTGCTGGTCGTAAACCATCCTTCATGAATTTCGACCGAGAATTGTTCACAG GTATGTGTATATTGGCTGGTTGTGATTTCCTTCCATCCGTGCCTGGGATAGGAATTGTCAAAGCTTACAACTTGGTTGCCAAGTATCGAAATTTAGACCGT GTTCTGTCAGTGTTGAAGcttgaaaagggaaaagtaGTGCCTGAAGATTATCCCACAGCTTTCAGACAAGCGTTGGCCGTCTTCCAACATGCACGAGT TTATGATGCAGCTTCAAAGAAACTCAAACCTCTCAATCCTCTGACGCCTGAGCTGTTGCAGGGTGAGAATGGGGACCTCGATTTCTTGGGGCC AGACTTGTCCCCTTCCATAGCAGTTGCGATTGCAGAAGGTAACCTGGACCCTTGTACAATGGAGGCGTTTAACCACTTTCCTCAATCCGGATATAAGCACAGTCTCAGTTTCACAGATTCTGCAAGCCAACTCTCGACTCAAGAAGAAGCTACTGGCTCGATGCAAGAAGGATGTTTCACTGTAGTTTCGTGCCACAAAACTGTCAAAAAGAGAATTAGAG GTGATATGCCACTTGATGGAATGAAAAGTTCATCAGAAGGGAAGCAAATGACAGTTATCAGTGAGGAAGTACTGAACGAAAGTGAAACATCAGCCCTCAAAAAGCTCGGTTTCCCTTCCAGAAACGAAGCGTTCGCACAAAAAGAACCAGCGCCGCTTAGATCCACTCTAAACATCCCATCCAACAACCCCTTCAAGAAACAGAAAAGAGACGATGAAGTGCAGCTGAATGAGGCCATGTCTACTGTAGAACAAGCTTCTGAAGTGACTGAGGTTGAGAAGCCAGAAATTTTTTCTGCAACTCAGAAATCAGAAGAAAGCATAGATTCTAAACTAATCAAGCCAAAAGCCAAAAGAATAGCTGAAAAGCTATCAAAACAAAGTAATCCCAAACATGTAATATCATCTAAAGTAGGAGTATGTAGCATACTCAATTTCTTCTCTCGAGTGTAA
- the LOC125202412 gene encoding exonuclease 1 isoform X2, translated as MGINNLLKFMKPYVESVHIKKYAGKRVGIDAYSWLHKGAYSCSMEVCLDMEGDKKNRFLQYFMHRISMLRHYKITPVVVFDGGSTPCKAATEDGRHRKRKANRDLAMEKLKEGDTDAASELFQILRSENVEFVVAPYEADAQLAYLASLETEKGGIVAIISEDSDLLAYNCPAVVFKMDRYGKGEEIILKNALNVAGRKPSFMNFDRELFTGMCILAGCDFLPSVPGIGIVKAYNLVAKYRNLDRVLSVLKLEKGKVVPEDYPTAFRQALAVFQHARVYDAASKKLKPLNPLTPELLQGENGDLDFLGPDLSPSIAVAIAEGNLDPCTMEAFNHFPQSGYKHSLSFTDSASQLSTQEEATGSMQEGCFTVVSCHKTVKKRIRGDMPLDGMKSSSEGKQMTVISEEVLNESETSALKKLGFPSRNEAFAQKEPAPLRSTLNIPSNNPFKKQKRDDEVQLNEAMSTVEQASEVTEVEKPEIFSATQKSEESIDSKLIKPKAKRIAEKLSKQSNPKHVISSKVGVCSILNFFSRV; from the exons ATGGGCATAAACAACCTCCTGAAATTCATGAAGCCCTATGTTGAATCCGTCCACATCAAGAAATATGCTGGGAAACGG GTGGGCATTGATGCATATTCGTGGCTTCACAAAGGAG CGTATTCATGTAGTATGGAGGTATGCCTGGACATGGAAGGGGATAAGAAAAACCGGTTCTTGCAGTATTTTATGCATCGGATAAGCATGCTTCGACACTACAAGATTACTCCGGTGGTTGTTTTCGATGGTGGCAGCACCCCTTGTAAGGCCGCCACTGAAGATGGGAGGCATAG GAAGAGAAAGGCTAATCGAGATCTGGCTATGGAGAAGTTGAAGGAGGGTGATACGGATGCAGCTTCCGAGCTTTTCCAG attttaagATCAGAGAATGTTGAATTTGTTGTAGCTCCATATGAGGCAGATGCTCAACTGGCATATCTTGCGAGTCTTGAAACTGAAAAAGGTGGCATTGTAGCAATCATTTCAGAGGACAGTGATTTGCTGGCTTACAATTGCCCAGCT GTCGTATTTAAGATGGACCGATATGGCAAGGGTGAAGAGATAATCCTAAAAAATGCTCTTAATGTTGCTGGTCGTAAACCATCCTTCATGAATTTCGACCGAGAATTGTTCACAG GTATGTGTATATTGGCTGGTTGTGATTTCCTTCCATCCGTGCCTGGGATAGGAATTGTCAAAGCTTACAACTTGGTTGCCAAGTATCGAAATTTAGACCGT GTTCTGTCAGTGTTGAAGcttgaaaagggaaaagtaGTGCCTGAAGATTATCCCACAGCTTTCAGACAAGCGTTGGCCGTCTTCCAACATGCACGAGT TTATGATGCAGCTTCAAAGAAACTCAAACCTCTCAATCCTCTGACGCCTGAGCTGTTGCAGGGTGAGAATGGGGACCTCGATTTCTTGGGGCC AGACTTGTCCCCTTCCATAGCAGTTGCGATTGCAGAAGGTAACCTGGACCCTTGTACAATGGAGGCGTTTAACCACTTTCCTCAATCCGGATATAAGCACAGTCTCAGTTTCACAGATTCTGCAAGCCAACTCTCGACTCAAGAAGAAGCTACTGGCTCGATGCAAGAAGGATGTTTCACTGTAGTTTCGTGCCACAAAACTGTCAAAAAGAGAATTAGAG GTGATATGCCACTTGATGGAATGAAAAGTTCATCAGAAGGGAAGCAAATGACAGTTATCAGTGAGGAAGTACTGAACGAAAGTGAAACATCAGCCCTCAAAAAGCTCGGTTTCCCTTCCAGAAACGAAGCGTTCGCACAAAAAGAACCAGCGCCGCTTAGATCCACTCTAAACATCCCATCCAACAACCCCTTCAAGAAACAGAAAAGAGACGATGAAGTGCAGCTGAATGAGGCCATGTCTACTGTAGAACAAGCTTCTGAAGTGACTGAGGTTGAGAAGCCAGAAATTTTTTCTGCAACTCAGAAATCAGAAGAAAGCATAGATTCTAAACTAATCAAGCCAAAAGCCAAAAGAATAGCTGAAAAGCTATCAAAACAAAGTAATCCCAAACATGTAATATCATCTAAAGTAGGAGTATGTAGCATACTCAATTTCTTCTCTCGAGTGTAA
- the LOC125210702 gene encoding uncharacterized protein LOC125210702 codes for MLNPIRYKLHLYEKIRALAPSYSICGWGGFTSISNQNLEQSIADKNVAIFWDLDNKPPRSFPAYDAALRIKKAAQQFGFVKYMIAYANSHAFSYVPPAIREQRKERKSLNQLENKGIVMPKEPYVCKVCGRRFHNNERFINHFRQIHEREQMKRLNQIESARGKRRLNLVARNAVKMEKYRNAARDILTPKVGYGLADELKRAGFWVKTVSDKPQAADVELRHRMVDMMDRRMVECLVLVSDDSDFVEVLKEARMRCLKTVVVGDISDGALKRTADAAFSWQEIMIGKAKKEAVAVVGKWKDRNVLQKLEWTYDPERDKRMHFHAIESGDSDSDIGCFSSDEGESHLGKEKNGEWWELGQNQRPPE; via the coding sequence ATGCTGAATCCAATCAGATACAAGTTACATTTATACGAGAAGATTCGAGCTTTAGCCCCGTCTTATTCGATTTGTGGATGGGGTGGTTTTACctcaatttcaaatcaaaatttggagCAGAGTATTGCAGATAAAAATGTTGCAATTTTCTGGGATTTGGATAACAAGCCACCGAGATCATTTCCTGCGTATGATGCAGCACTTAGGATAAAGAAGGCTGCTCAACAATTTGGTTTTGTTAAATACATGATTGCTTATGCTAATAGTCATGCATTCAGCTATGTTCCTCCTGCGATTCGGGAACAAAGGAAAGAGAGGAAATCACTGAATCAGTTGGAAAACAAGGGCATTGTGATGCCGAAGGAGCCATATGTGTGCAAAGTCTGTGGGAGGAGATTTCACAACAATGAGAGGTTCATTAATCATTTCAGGCAGATTCATGAGCGCGAGCAGATGAAACGGTTGAATCAGATCGAGTCTGCAAGGGGGAAGAGGAGGCTGAATTTGGTGGCCAGGAATGCTGTCAAGATGGAGAAGTATAGGAATGCGGCTAGGGATATATTGACCCCAAAGGTCGGGTATGGTTTGGCGGATGAGCTGAAACGAGCTGGATTCTGGGTCAAGACGGTCTCAGACAAGCCACAGGCTGCTGATGTTGAGTTGAGGCACCGAATGGTGGATATGATGGACAGGAGGATGGTTGAATGCTTGGTTCTTGTGTCGGATGATTCAGATTTCGTGGAGGTGTTGAAGGAGGCAAGGATGAGGTGCTTGAAAACGGTGGTTGTTGGTGATATCAGCGATGGTGCTCTCAAGAGGACCGCGGATGCTGCTTTCTCGTGGCAGGAGATCATGATTGGGAAGGCGAAGAAAGAGGCGGTAGCAGTCGTTGGCAAGTGGAAGGACCGAAATGTTCTGCAGAAACTGGAGTGGACGTATGATCCTGAGAGAGACAAGAGAATGCATTTCCATGCTATTGAAAGCGGGGATTCGGATTCGGATATTGGTTGCTTCAGTTCTGATGAAGGTGAATCTCATTTAGGCAAGGAAAAGAATGGTGAGTGGTGGGAACTGGGACAAAATCAAAGGCCGCCAGAATGA
- the LOC125200529 gene encoding L-Ala-D/L-amino acid epimerase-like, translating into MGPSAALLSLQPCFMKGPTACMAAAAPAAPTPACLGFKNLMETYAVSVQRAEGRALNVPLIAPFTIASSRLDGVANVAVRVELSNGCVGWGESPILPHVTAEDQPVALSAVAEACRALKQSPGKTLGIVLAEINGMLPGHSFASVRAGIEMALIDAVANSIGVPLWRLFGGFTNMITTDITIPIVSPAEAAELASKYRVQGFKTLKLKVGKNLTADIEVLKAIRTVHPDCLFILDANEGYSSEEAIQVLQTLHEMEVTPILFEQPVHRDDWKGLGHVSHVAKTKYGVSVAADESCRSLDDVKKIVKEDLAHVVNIKLAKVGVLGALEIIDLARESGLDLMIGGMVETRLAMGFAGHLAAGLGCFKFIDLDTPILLAEDPVLGGYEVSGPIYKFTNARGHGSFLHWDNIVG; encoded by the exons atgggacCTTCAGCCGCCTTGCTATCCTTGCAGCCCTGTTTCATGAAGGGCCCCACCGCTTGCATGGCCGCCGCGGCTCCGGCGGCGCCGACGCCGGCGTGTCTGGGGTTCAAGAATCTGATGGAGACGTACGCGGTGAGCGTGCAGAGGGCGGAGGGCAGGGCGCTGAACGTGCCTCTGATCGCGCCGTTCACGATCGCGTCGTCGCGGCTCGACGGCGTGGCGAATGTGGCCGTGCGCGTCGAGCTCAGCAACGGCTGCGTCGGCTGGGGGGAGTCCCCGATTCTCCCCCACGTCACGGCGGAGGATCAGCCTGTGGCTCTCTCCGCCGTGGCCGAGGCTTGCCGGGCTCTCAAGCAGAGCCCGGGCAAGACCTTGGGAATCGTTCTTGCTGAGATCAATGGGATGCTTCCTGGCCATTCCTTTGCTTCT GTTAGAGCAGGAATCGAGATGGCGTTGATTGATGCAGTTGCAAACAGCATTGGAGTACCTCTGTGGAGACTGTTTGGTGGATTCACAAACATGATAACAACAGATATAACA ATCCCAATAGTTTCCCCAGCCGAAGCGGCTGAGCTGGCTTCAAAGTATCGCGTTCAAGGTTTCAAGACTTTGAAGCTCAAAGTTGGGAAGAACTTGACTGCTGATATCGAAGTTCTTAAAGCTATACGCACAGTCCATCCCGATTGTTTGTTCATTTTAGATGCTAATGAAGGTTATAGCTCCGAGGAAGCCATTCAGGTTCTCCAAACATTACATG AAATGGAGGTGACACCTATCCTTTTTGAACAACCTGTTCACAGAGACGACTGGAAAGGCCTTGGTCATGTTAGCCACGTTGCCAAAACCAAGTATGGGGTATCTGTTGCTGCTGATGAAAGTTGCCGTAGTTTAGATGATGTGAAGAAAATAGTGAAGGAAGACCTTGCACACGTAGTCAACATAAAGCTCGCAAAAGTGGGGGTGCTTGGGGCTCTCGAGATTATTGATTTAGCAAGGGAGTCGGGATTGGATTTGATGATTGGTGGTATGGTCGAAACAAGGCTTGCTATGGGCTTTGCCGGTCATTTGGCAGCTGGTCTGGGGTGTTTCAA ATTCATTGACCTCGACACTCCCATCTTACTAGCAGAGGATCCAGTTCTCGGGGGTTATGAAG TTTCTGGCCCGATTTACAAGTTCACTAATGCTAGAGGTCACGGCAGTTTTCTACACTGGGACAATATTGTCGG ATAA
- the LOC125193310 gene encoding kinesin-like protein NACK1 — MTVRTPGTPASKVDRTQMAVTPGGNTNRAREEKIVVTVRLRPLSKREQSSKDQIAWECSDDHTVVYNPTPQERAAIPASFSFDKVFGPDCSTENVYEDGVKTVALSALMGINATIFAYGQTSSGKTYTMRGITEKAVNDIYMHIINTPERDFRIKVSGLEIYNENVRDLLNSESGRSLKLLDDPEKGTVVEKLVEETAKDDQHLRHLIHVCDAQRQVGETALNDTSSRSHQIIRLTIESTLRENSNCVRSYVATLNLVDLAGSERASQTNAEGIRLREGCHINLSLMTLTTVIRKLSVGKRSGHIPYRGSKLTRILQHSLGGNARTAIICTLSPATSHVEQSRNTLLFATRAKEVTNNAQVNMVISDKQLVKHLQKEVARLEAELRTPDPSNERDIKLLQMEQEMEELRRQRDLARSEVEELRRKLEEKRLKPSNSHSPSVKKCLSFSGTLLPESNAKELGHCERVRTLGRQSLRQSSTAPFTLMHEIRKLEHLQEQLGEEATRALDVLQKEVSCHRLGNQDVAETIAKLQAEIRDMRCIQPSAKDVTDVENVLPVNKSISANLKEEITRLHSQGSTIADLEEKLENVQKSIDKLVMSLPTKRDQPSTDNGPKMKNPDKKKKLMPLTSNSGLNMQNLIKSPCSPLTVSDQVLDQDIENRPPVSDAMSVETHSVSDKDTPTKSECGDASSKENTPYRRSSSVNMRKMQKMFQNAAEENVRSIKAYVTELKERVAKLQYQKQLLVCQVLELEANEAAGYNLDDCENIPETEEESPVPWHLVFKEQQEQIIELWDICHVSIIHRTQFYLLFKGDPADQIYMEVELRRLTWLQQHLTEMGNASPAPQAGNEAIVSLSSSIRALKREREFLAKRMNSRMTAEEREALFIKWEVPLEGKLRRLQFVNKLWTDPHDEIHIQESAAIVEKLVGFGGGGNLTKEMFELNFALPSDRRQWQMDWNQILKPPSFVRNIL, encoded by the exons ATGACTGTTAGAACACCAGGCACACCAGCCTCAAAAGTGGACAGGACACAAATGGCTGTCACTCCAGGTGGAAATACAAATAGAGCAAGGGAAGAGAAAATTGTTGTAACTGTAAGACTAAGGCCTCTGAGTAAAAGAGAGCAATCATCTAAAGATCAGATAGCCTGGGAATGCAGTGACGATCATACTGTTGTGTACAATCCTACTCCCCAAGAACGTGCAGCTATACCTGCATCTTTCTCATTCG ATAAAGTGTTTGGTCCTGATTGTTCAACTGAAAATGTCTATGAGGATGGGGTGAAAACGGTGGCATTATCTGCCCTCATGGGGATTAATG CAACAATATTTGCATACGGACAAACTAGCAGCGGGAAAACTTATACTATGAGAGGAATCACAGAGAAGGCTGTTAATGATATTTACATGCATATAATCAAT ACACCAGAAAGAGATTTCCGAATAAAGGTATCTGGTCTTGAAATCTATAACGAGAATGTCAGGGACCTGCTGAACTCTGAATCCGGTCGCAGTCTTAAACTACTAGATGATCCAGAG AAAGGAACAGTGGTTGAGAAATTGGTGGAAGAGACAGCTAAAGATGATCAACACTTGAGACATCTAATCCATGTCTGTGATG CTCAAAGACAAGTGGGTGAAACTGCATTGAATGATACTAGCTCCAGATCACACCAAATTATAAGACTG ACTATCGAAAGTACTCTTCGTGAAAACTCAAATTGTGTGAGATCATATGTTGCCACCCTG AACTTAGTAGATCTAGCTGGCAGTGAAAGAGCCTCACAAACAAATGCAGAGGGTATCAGGCTCAGGGAAGGGTGTCATATTAATTTAAGCTTAATGACACTTACAACAGTAATCAGGAAGCTAAG TGTGGGAAAAAGAAGCGGTCACATTCCCTACCGAGGTTCAAAGCTCACACGAATATTGCAGCATTCACTGGGAGGAAATGCTCGCACTGCCATTATATGTACATTGAGTCCAGCAACAAGTCATGTGGAACAATCTCGTAACACGCTTTTATTTGCTACCAGGGCAAAGGAAGTGACAAACAACGCTCAAGTGAACATG GTAATCTCAGACAAACAGCTTGTTAAGCATTTGCAAAAGGAAGTAGCAAGACTCGAAGCAGAGTTACGCACACCAGACCCATCTAATGAGAGAGACATAAAACTTCTGCAG ATGGAGCAGGAGATGGAAGAACTGAGACGCCAAAGAGATCTAGCTCGGTCTGAAGTAGAGGAGTTGCGCCGAAAACTTGAGGAAAAG AGATTAAAACCATCCAATTCACATAGCCCATCTGTCAAGAAGTGTCTATCATTTTCTGGAACTTTATTACCCGAAAGTAATGCAAAGGAGTTAGGCCATTGCGAAAGAGTACGAACTCTGGGAAGGCAGTCACTGAGGCAATCATCTACTGCTCCTTTTACTTTGATGCATGAAATCCGGAAACTTGAACATCTACAGGAGCAGTTGGGTGAAGAGGCTACTCGAGCCCTTGATGTACTACAAAAGGAGGTTTCTTGTCATAGACTAGGCAACCAAGATGTAGCAGAGACTATAGCTAAGCTTCAAGCGGAGATAAGGGACATGCGCTGTATCCAGCCTTCTGCTAAGGATGTAACTGACGTTGAAAATGTCTTGCCCGTCAACAAGAGTATCAGTGCTAACTTGAAAGAAGAGATAACCAGACTTCATTCGCAAGGAAGCACCATAGCTGATCTTGAGGAGAAACTAGAGAATGTCCAGAAGTCAATAGACAAATTAGTAATGTCTCTTCCAACCAAGAGAGATCAACCATCTACTGATAACGGTCCAAAGATGAAGAATCCTgataagaagaagaaactgaTGCCGTTAACTTCAAATAGTGGTTTGAACATGCAAAACCTCATAAAGTCTCCATGTTCTCCCTTAACAGTTTCGGACCAAGTATTGGACCAGGATATTGAAAACAGACCTCCAGTTTCCGATGCTATGTCTGTTGAAACTCACTCAGTTTCTGACAAAGACACTCCCACCAAAAGTGAATGTGGAGATGCCTCATCAAAGGAAAACACCCCTTATCGACGTTCAAGTTCTGTTAATATGAGGAAAATGCagaaaatgtttcaaaatGCAGCAGAAGAGAATGTTAGGAGCATAAAAGCATATGTCACTGAACTTAAAGAACGCGTAGCCAAGCTGCAATATCAAAAACAGCTTCTTGTATGCCAG GTGCTTGAACTGGAAGCTAACGAGGCTGCAGGATATAATTTGGATGACTGTGAGAATATTCCTGAGACCGAGGAGGAGTCACCAGTTCCATGGCATTTGGTTTTCAAAGAGCAGCAGGAGCAGATCATCGAGTTATGGGACATATGCCATGTCTCCATCATCCACCGGACCCAATTCTATCTGTTGTTCAAGGGGGACCCCGCCGATCAAATATACATGGAAGTGGAGCTCAGACGCTTGACATGGCTGCAACAGCACCTAACTGAGATGGGAAACGCAAGTCCTGCCCCTCAGGCAGGAAACGAGGCCATAGTTTCGTTGTCCTCGAG TATCAGAGCCTTGAAGCGTGAGCGAGAGTTTCTTGCAAAGAGGATGAACTCGCGCATGACAGCTGAAGAAAGAGAAGCATTATTCATAAAATGGGAAGTGCCATTGGAGGGGAAGCTACGGAGGTTGCAGTTTGTGAACAAGTTGTGGACCGATCCCCATGACGAGATACATATACAAGAGAGTGCAGCGATAGTAGAGAAGCTTGTAGGCTTCGGTGGAGGAGGAAACTTGACAAAGGAGATGTTTGAGCTGAACTTTGCACTTCCATCTGATAGAAGGCAATGGCAGATGGACTGGAACCAGATACTCAAACCACCATCTTTTGTTAGGAATATTCTGTAA
- the LOC125206392 gene encoding DEAD-box ATP-dependent RNA helicase 10-like, which yields MGETAKLPIMEEEEESVEKTFKDLGVNDQLIEACEALGWKNPSKIQCEAIPLALEGKDVIGLAQTGSGKTGAFAIPIIQSLLEAPQAFFACVLSPTRELAIQIAEQFEALGAGIGLKCAVLVGGVDQVQQSIALGKRPHIVAATPGRLIDHLTNTKGFSLRTLKYLVLDEADRLLNEDFEKSLDQILCEIPRDRRTFLFSATMTNKVKKLQRACLKNPVKIEAASKYSTVDTLKQQYTFVPAKYKECYLVYILTELTGSTSMVFTRTCDATTLLAYILRNLGFKAIPINGHMTQSKRLGALNKFKAGECNILICTDVASRGLDIPSVDVVINYDIPTNSKDYIHRVGRTARAGRSGVAVSIVNQYEVEWYFQIEKLIGKKLPEYPAEQEEVLLLLERVAEAKRISQMKMKEAGGNKRRRGGDDDGEEDMSKYLNQNKGKSGGKGKPGKKGRR from the exons ATGGGAGAAACTGCTAAGCTTCCTATTatggaggaggaagaagaatcTGTGGAGAAAACcttcaaggatttgggagtaAACGATCAATTGATAGAGGCCTGCGAAGCTCTTGGTTGGAAAAACCCTAGTAAAATACAGTGTGAGGCTATTCCTCTTGCTTTAGAAGGTAAAGATGTAATCGGGCTCGCCCAAACCGGGTCGGGCAAAACCGGCGCCTTCGCGATTCCAATCATACAATCGCTCCTCGAAGCTCCGCAGGCGTTTTTTGCTTGCGTGCTGTCACCAACTCGCGAGCTAGCCATTCAAATAGCCGAGCAATTTGAAGCATTGGGTGCTGGAATTGGCCTCAAATGTGCTGTG CTTGTGGGAGGTGTGGACCAAGTACAGCAGAGTATTGCCCTTGGAAAGCGGCCGCACATTGTT GCGGCTACGCCTGGACGTTTAATCGATCATCTTACTAACACCAAAGGATTCTCTCTACGTACGCTGAAATACTTG GTACTAGATGAAGCAGATAGATTGCTCAATGAGGATTTTGAGAAATCGCTCGATCAAATATTGTGTGAAATTCCTCGTGACAGGAGGACGTTTTTGTTTTCTGCTACAATGACCAATAAG GTGAAAAAGCTACAAAGAGCTTGTCTGAAAAATCCTGTAAAG ATTGAAGCTGCATCCAAATATTCAACTGTTGATACATTGAAGCAACAGTATACCTTTGTTCCTGCAAAGTACAAG GAATGCTAtcttgtatatatattgactGAGTTGACGGGAAGCACGTCCATGGTTTTTACTCGAACATGTGATGCAACTACACTCTTGGCATATATTCTTCGTAATCTTGGCTTCAAAGCTATTCCGATTAATGGCCACATGACACAG TCGAAAAGGCTTGGAGCCTTAAATAAGTTCAAGGCTGGAGAATGCAACATTCTTATCTGCACTGATGTTGCTAGCAGAGGACTGGATATTCCATCGGTGGATGTGGTTATTAACTATGATATTCCAACAAACTCAAAG GATTACATACATCGGGTTGGAAGAACTGCTCGTGCAGGACGGTCAGGGGTTGCCGTATCCATTGTGAATCAATATGAGGTGGAATGGTACTTTCAGATAGAGAAGCTTATAG GTAAAAAACTGCCAGAGTACCCTGCCGAGCAGGAAGAGGTTTTGTTACTATTGGAGCGTGTTGCAGAGGCGAAAAGAATATCTCAAATG AAAATGAAGGAAGCTGGGGGCAATAAGCGGAGAAGAGGAGGCGACGATGACGGTGAAGAAGACATGAGTAAATACTTGAAccaaaataaaggaaaatcaGGTGGTAAAGGAAAACCAGGAAAGAAAGGCAGAAGATGA